TCAAAGCACTCACAtctatttcttcattttatttttttgtagtgGTTCTAACTCATGtcaaaaatattcataaaattCATACATGtcataaaacatatatttttcattttttttggatttCATCTCCAAATctttttacaaacacattttacacaacctGCAACTATAGATAAAAAgcagattaataaaaaaaacactccaggaGACCTGAAGTTGACATTTGAAGAAACAACTGCAAACAGTCAGTAAGTTATTATTTAACACTCCCTGTAGATATATCTCACCCCACACCTCACCTACCTAATGACAGCTAACAACAGTAAACTTCCTCACAGGGCAAACATTTGCAAAGTCAATCATATAATGTGAAATAATGTGTGAAAACTTCTGTGTTCAATAAGAGATGTGGTAAATAATATCAGATGCAAATAATGAAGGTACACAATTAACATGAAAAGACACATGTACTTTTTATATTACAGTGTATCCTTGCAAATATCAGAGTATTTTTTGTACAGTGTATATTTCTTGTGTACTTTTATTAATTTACAAATTCATTTTGTCAGATCGGACTTAAAGCGGTTTCCTTTTAACTGAcgctgtttcctcttttctagatccttgcttgtgttgtacttactctctgatgtccgTCACTTAAACTCAaggcgtctgctaaatgaattgtagaattgttgtaGAATTTTGCTGCTTTTTCATCTCTAATATTgctcctatttttttttcataacgTTTTGTAAAGTTGACTCTAGGAGCAATGCAAGAAATGTCCAATGTAACTGTCCAAATGGAAATAACATCTATTGAAAACTGTTCCTGATACGACTAACTCTCACCAACAGCACTTCTATTGTCAGAGGGTTTTAAAGCGAACACCTACCTGCTATTCTCCTAACTTCATGCTACCTCTGGTGAGATGAAATCCTTCTTGTCTGACAGGATTGCCGTTTCAAAATGATCTTTAAATTCCTTAATACCTTGTGTGTAAGTAAGGGTTGACATTCTGCAGCCAGATTAAACTGGTTTAATTTATCATCTTACTGTACATGCAAAATATAATGTGTCCTCCAAAGAACAAATGTTCctccagaattttttttttttttttttaatgatttttaccTGCAATTCCAATATATTTCCCACTGGGTCACATGACATATGTATTATACTGCTTTGCTGGGAGGCAGAATCCTGTTTTACCTTGTTGGACAGTGTCTCCGAGCTCTTGGAGCAGCTCCTGTCGGGCCTGGTTCCTCTGGTGTTTGCGTCCATTGTAGTGCTGTAAAGCCATCTGAGGATTGTTGAAGGAAGCATCACACAGGGCACAGTACTTGTTAGGGTCCTTCAGATCAACCTCTGTGCTGGGTGTAGCTGTGGTGGCTGTGGGGTCCAGGAGATGTTCCATATCACTACTTCCTGCTGATTTCTGGTCGGCATGAACAGAATCCTGTGTCACACTCGGTAAAGAGCTCGACTCTGTGTACCTGTCTACAACAGCAATAAGACTTGAATCAATTGAAGTTCATTTGTGTTCCACTTTTTACACTTTATCACATCAGTTTCTACAAAACTTAAAGTTACATGTGTAGATCTTAAATTCACAGCTGTACATCACTTTTCCTTTACACAACTGTACCTGTGGGCTGAAGTCCTTTTTTCCCCAGATTTTTTGTGTGGACTTTTCCTTCATAGTGGGATCTAGCCACCACGGGGGAACTGAACACCATGTTACACAGCTCACAGAAACGATCCTTGTCAGTAGTCATggtctgctgaaaaaaaaaggcatgaacAAGACTGACTTCTTTTGAGAAGAATTTGTATATTTCCTTGCATAAATATGTACTCTGAAAAAAGCATCCAGAGTTCTACCACTGCTTGTACGAATTTGAGACTGTTGCATCCATTCACTACATTCCCCACGTTCTTAGGGGGCTTCCATCTGTGCATCGCTCTCGTCATCATATTCTTTGTTAAGGATTTTGCTGGGTCACTAAAACGAGGACTCTTATTCTTGATATTATAAGAGGCTTTCAGTGCTGTTGTAACTGTTCATTTTTCAGCCCAATTTTTTGACATTGCAGAtcaataatgcaaaaaaaaaatgaataaagacaaGTGTAGAATGTCTAAAGGAGTGCTAACCTGGGACCCCGTGGAGTGTTTGTTCATCTTCTCAGCTCTCTTGGCCTGCAGGTACACCCGGAGTTTCTGAGCATGTTTCTTTCCCTGCAGTTGGAGGATAAAGGAGTTGtgataaaaaacatctttaaccTGTGGAACAGTTCCATGATTAGTGCTTCAACAGCAGCACACACCTCGTAATGGGACAGCCTCTGCGATTCAAAGAGCAGCACAGCCTCACACACATGGCAGTAGTCATCAGTGAGAAGACCCTTTAGTAGCACCTCTTCACTCCTGTCTCCCGAGTCGCTTAACGAACAGTCACCTgaacattacacacaaagaaTTTAGAGGAAAATTAGTTAAGCCAGTTCACACTCAACTTAGAAATGATGTCAttacattcatttgaaaattCCTTTCGAAGTGATTTGGAAAAATATTCTCTCAAGAAGTAAAAAAGATTGAGATGTTTCACCTCTTGTTTTTCTAatctatatataatataataaagtaTTGGACAATAAATAACTGAAGTTCTACATCAGAGCTATACTCACTGTCTCTGTTGACAACACATACTGAaggtaagttaaaaaaaatgaagaaataagtTTGTGCAAAAAACAAACCGCTCAATCAAATGTTCTGAATGTGATAAAAGTCCCCTGCGACAATCAAATCATCCCCCCCATGTTTCAACATGTTGATAAAACAATGTACTGCAATGCAAAAGCCAGTCTTATGTGTATCAATATATTGTATTTAATATGTATCCAAAGTCTAACTACCTCCTAACTTTATAGAAATAAAACTATATAAATGTTTATGACCAAAGTATTTCTTGGGAAAGCAGTGAAGAGATGTCCATCCATCATAACTTTTCATAAAATGCCAAAATTGAAATTCCTAATTGATTTATTCCCTCTCTGTGTTCACCCCTTAAGAATTACTTTCATCAACACTTCTTAACATTTGTATAATGGATTgatttcaatcaatctttatttgcatAGCACCAAATCATCACAAAcattatctcaagacactttacaaaagagcagggaaaagaccttactcataacatgaaataaaatgttggtaTCAAATTATTTCTTTTAGCATTTCCAGTCTGAAATACTGTATATTCTTTAACTGCAGTCATGCAATCACTGAATGTAGGAGAAGTTATTCACTTTGTCCTGATAGTTATTAATAAAGTACATCAGGTTCTGCTCTTCTTATTTGAAACATGATCTTTTAggattcaaacattttgaactttCTCTATAACAATATTCATAATAGCACAACTGTTCAGGCCTGGACTTGTTTtggtctttcttttgtttttctgatcacTGAGTTTCATTTTAGAGACTGTGTTGACATGCAActtaaacaattaaaacatcatTAACAAGGGTTGAATAAACTGAAaggaatattaaaatgtttctttgtatccTTGCACTGCAGCGAATAttacaaaacaactttttaaaaatgattttaagtTGTTTGTCACACAGTTCTTTCTtggataaaaaatattttaaagtctCATCTGCAAAGAtactcttttttctctttgagtATGCAgaatgattgtaaaaaaaatttgtTAAGATAACATTTCTCAGATTAATCATCGACATCATCTTTTATTAATAGCCTCTctctatacatacatacatatatatatatatatgtatatatatatatatatatatatataatagagagagacaggaatcTGCTGTTAAACTAAGGAtaagaaaaaagaggaactgAAATAAATGAGTAAAGAGTAGACTAATAACTAAATCTCTGAGGTCCCACAACTGAGAGCAAACTAAGCATGCTTTCAAAATGTGTACGTCTCTGAATCCTCTTATGTTATGAAATAAGACAAATAGCGTATACACGCCATTAATGCTCCAATAAAATAAGGCATTTGTAATTGAGTCTGCAAAGTCATATCTACGGGTCAAATGAACTAATGACTGCCAAGGATAAATGAAATATAACCACTTTGACAAACAGTGCCCACAATATCCACGTCCGTAGCCTAGATACATTTCAAATATTATACTTACCAAATGATAATCTCAGTAGTGGTTAACAGGAGAACAGATATTTTACTTGAgcgtatgtttttttaaatatgtattatttTCTATTCACACCCTTGTTCTGGGGCAATTTGTATTTCTATAGCTGAACCAGTCCACCAAGTAAGGGACAGGTGGTCATTCTGAAAGGTAGACTGAATATGTTCAGTTTAATTGAGGAACAATACCTAAACTATTTTACTATACTCTATTTTTTAGACCTTTTTCTTTTACCTCCAAGCTTGTGTTTTGTGCCACTGGACTGCAGTAAACTGATAAGACTTAATTTAGGATATATTGCCATAATAAAGTCGAATTAATTTCGACAGCTTAAAAGTTTGTTTGGTGGACTTGTACCTGGCGAAACGACATATTAGCCAACGATAGAAAACAAGTTACTTTTACTAGGAACTACCTTATCTAATGGTATGTGGCTGATTTAAATGGCAGCGATGGTTGGGGACTGAGTTTGCGGAAATTAGCTCAAAGTATTTGTAACCAGCTAAACGCTCCCGGACCTGGGAGACGGATAACCCATTCACTCTGGATAACAGGAAGGGTGTGTTAGTAAACCACACCTTTGACGAGTCGGGACGCACGTATACAGACACGATAAAGGCCAATTTCTGACGTGACTAGCGTTAGAAACTCGACATTAGCATATTTAGCTAAGGAGTTAGCTTGCTCACTCGATGTGTGAGCTGGCTAGCCAGTTAGCCAAAAAGCTAACCTTGGTTTGGCAGGAAGGACACAAAACGAACAATGTTTCACGTTCTAGACAAAACTCACCTTCAACCTGGGCACTACCTATTTTAGTGTTTATTACTTTGTCAGCATCTGTCACAGAAGCCACATTAGGGGCACTAATAGTTTTATTTCGAGCGTCTGACTCCGCTAGAAGCGAAGTACAGACACTTTCGACGTCCATATTTTCCCTAGCTGTTTGGAGCATGCGCAGTGATGTCAGGGTATTTATAACCCGTCACCAGATAGACCAAGCAGAgggtttacagtctgttttatttatttaaaaaaaaccgtAACATTTTAAGTTGTTCAATTATTGTCTGAAGATTGAGGCTGTAAACAtactttaatttttatttaattcatttttcgATTAATTAATTGTTCAAAACCTCTTTCGTTGATGGTGATATCCTggatgaaaaactgaaaataaacaggaatAGCATACTTTGATACAAGACAAATGAGGTCTTCTTTTGACATcgaaatttaaaacaaactaactAACTATACAATAATTTAAATCGTGTCATTATGTTGTTATTTTCAAGCATCCCAGTAAGCATAGTTTTCAATTCAGGGTTCACCCTCCCTTGATTCCTCTGTATGAAGCTATTTTAAATCCACCTCAAAGCTGACATTTTTATCTAAGACCTAAGAAAAACGGGTCCACTCAGTATCATTTttcacaatatattttttttgttacatctATACAAATaagtctccttttcttttccctcaATATCACTACACTACTGCGATATAGTTTTACACCATTTACATGAAAAAAGAAGTTCATATCAAAATAGATATTTTATTATTGGACATTATGGTTTAACATTTGTTTGCCACAAGTATACTTAATTTAATGcttgaaaacaaatgaactgaTAAACAAGAAACTGACAAGGTAAGTGAAACAAAATTCAGTTGTTAAACATCATGACAAGGACACTGAAGAAGAAGGTCCCTGGGTAGAAAAACAGTAAAGGGTGGAAAGctgtcacttcttcttctggagCTCTCTGGCTAAAGCGTCCAGCTGCAAAGAAAGACGATACAAAAAGACTTACTTCACTCAATCAACTACATTTAGAGCTATTACATGTTAATCGTTATGCACAGTAAAAATATTGCGGACAATGTTGAATGCTTGTACAACATGCATCTATGCAGCATTTTATATGGTAGCATTAGTTAATTTACAAGAATGTTTTTCAGAATACTCCTCCTCTGAGGTCTTAAGTAGCTGCATTCTCCTGCCTCGCACAGCTTGATCTCCTCTGAAATCTGAAAAACAGAACGAGTCAGATTCTGAGAattaaagaacagaaaacaaaaatatctgaacacatacaaacaaacaatgatcCAAACCTCTGACGTGCTGAAAGAATCCAGGTCCCTTTTGCCTCCAGGGTACCAACCATGGGACCAGTGCTGGGCGTTGGACAGCTGAGCCCCCACACATAGAAGCAGTCCAAGCAGCAAGACCAGCCGAGACGCACACATGGTATTCTCACCTGATGGCAAAGGTGGACAATTagctctgacaaaaaaaaaacaacttatataTTTAACCATTTAATATCTAATTTAGAAAACCTAATGTCAAAGCATTCCAATGTTAATTGAAGTTGCTGAAAATGACAGTCTTTGGTACAACTTGTGCACTGAATCTGAAAAGGCATCCTTTACTTTGCTAAGTAGAAAAACAATACAGACTATAGACCACATGGAGGGCATGGTCTGTCCCCCTTTTCCAGCATAAAGATAAACACTAGCACACAGAATTTATTTGCAATTTTCCTCcttgttaaaatgttctttggAATACAATTTTTGTAAATGCTTACTAACAATAAAC
The Labrus mixtus chromosome 7, fLabMix1.1, whole genome shotgun sequence DNA segment above includes these coding regions:
- the gnrh2 gene encoding progonadoliberin-2, which translates into the protein MCASRLVLLLGLLLCVGAQLSNAQHWSHGWYPGGKRDLDSFSTSEISEEIKLCEAGECSYLRPQRRSILKNILLDALARELQKKK